In Mycoplasmopsis cynos, the following are encoded in one genomic region:
- a CDS encoding transcription antitermination factor NusB: MEAIKKHKSMRTQRVEIINEIYRTELLEEHFDYQQIIIDNIELTSLQISRLNEIQQRYEFIKKIYGKLINKDWTWDRISPLIRAILINAANEFWSVEPKIVINEAIEITKMFFGSPELDEIETIDNRLYRFVNALLQNFYKTLLHLEMSTK; the protein is encoded by the coding sequence ATGGAAGCGATTAAAAAACATAAATCAATGAGAACTCAAAGAGTTGAAATTATTAACGAAATCTATCGAACCGAACTTCTAGAAGAACACTTTGATTATCAACAAATTATTATTGATAATATTGAGTTGACAAGTCTTCAAATAAGTAGATTGAATGAAATACAACAAAGATATGAATTTATTAAAAAAATTTATGGTAAATTAATTAACAAAGATTGAACCTGAGATAGAATTAGTCCATTAATAAGAGCGATATTAATCAATGCAGCAAATGAATTTTGAAGTGTTGAGCCCAAAATTGTTATAAATGAAGCGATAGAAATAACTAAAATGTTTTTTGGTTCACCTGAATTAGATGAAATAGAAACAATTGATAACAGGTTATATAGATTTGTTAATGCTCTTTTACAAAATTTTTATAAAACATTATTACATTTGGAAATGAGTACTAAATAA
- a CDS encoding aminotransferase class V-fold PLP-dependent enzyme produces the protein MEDIRKQFPILNDLVYFDSAALVLKPQVAIDAIIEFYSKNSISSRTIDTPIGYLVNEKITSVRQKVANLVGAKLNEVMYTSGTTESINLFSKMFARLLNKGDVILVSAYNHSSNLIPWVEIAKEKNAIVKVSNNILNDINSIKNLRLVALGQETNNYAIKYDLEKIYEIVKQKGAFLLNDAAQAIIHQPVSLKNCDVIAFSTNKFYGPTGLGFLVIKDNLFKDLKPAKYGGGTVNEVNIDLEWTSKKTIMDFEPGTPDLAGIYMFDKSLDFFNEIGYQKTQNILKDLSFYLHKKLAELSNVIVYSKPGDYICLLNIKNVHPQDVATYLGSKNIYTLAGIFCSQYLRNIYDEKSYLRISLGIYNNYQDIDKLVAELKEGGDFYAF, from the coding sequence ATGGAAGATATCAGAAAACAATTTCCAATTTTAAATGATTTAGTATATTTTGATAGTGCTGCATTAGTTTTAAAACCACAAGTTGCTATTGACGCAATTATTGAATTTTATTCTAAGAATTCTATTTCTTCCCGTACTATTGATACACCAATCGGTTATTTAGTGAATGAAAAAATAACAAGTGTAAGACAAAAAGTTGCTAATCTAGTCGGAGCAAAATTAAATGAAGTAATGTACACAAGCGGAACAACAGAATCAATTAATTTATTTTCAAAAATGTTTGCAAGATTATTAAATAAAGGAGATGTTATTTTAGTTAGTGCATATAATCATTCATCTAATTTAATTCCTTGAGTTGAAATAGCAAAAGAAAAAAATGCTATTGTAAAGGTTTCGAATAATATATTAAATGACATTAATTCAATTAAAAATCTAAGACTTGTTGCTTTAGGGCAAGAAACAAATAATTATGCTATTAAATATGATTTAGAAAAAATTTATGAAATAGTTAAACAAAAAGGTGCATTTTTACTAAACGATGCTGCGCAAGCAATAATTCATCAACCAGTTAGCCTAAAGAATTGTGATGTAATTGCATTTAGTACTAATAAATTTTACGGCCCAACTGGATTGGGATTTTTGGTTATTAAAGATAATTTATTTAAAGATTTAAAACCAGCAAAATACGGAGGTGGAACCGTTAATGAAGTTAATATTGATTTAGAATGGACTTCTAAAAAAACAATTATGGATTTTGAACCTGGAACTCCTGATCTAGCTGGTATTTATATGTTTGATAAATCATTAGATTTTTTTAATGAAATTGGATATCAAAAGACCCAAAACATTTTGAAAGATTTATCATTTTATTTACATAAAAAATTAGCTGAATTGTCTAATGTAATTGTCTATTCAAAACCAGGTGATTATATTTGTTTATTAAACATTAAAAATGTTCATCCGCAAGATGTTGCTACATATTTAGGCTCTAAAAATATTTATACGTTAGCCGGAATCTTTTGTTCACAATATTTAAGAAATATCTATGATGAAAAGTCCTATTTAAGAATTTCATTAGGTATTTATAATAACTATCAAGATATAGATAAATTGGTTGCAGAGTTAAAAGAAGGCGGTGACTTTTATGCATTTTAA
- a CDS encoding iron-sulfur cluster assembly scaffold protein, protein MHFNPNEAREIIMKHYMFPENKTLDFEEDNIITTYSQTCSDKLELSVKFENNILVQAKFNGHGCSVFLASTDILLNVVKQKSKKEIQELISLYEKFLNNNNELSDQELKAINDLWVFFNVKKHLSRMSCALLSSKTILNEIK, encoded by the coding sequence ATGCATTTTAATCCTAATGAAGCTCGAGAAATTATAATGAAGCATTATATGTTTCCTGAAAATAAAACTCTAGATTTCGAAGAAGATAATATTATTACAACTTATAGTCAAACATGTTCTGATAAATTAGAACTTTCAGTTAAATTTGAAAATAATATTTTGGTTCAGGCAAAGTTTAATGGACATGGATGCTCTGTATTTTTAGCTTCAACTGACATTTTGTTAAACGTAGTTAAGCAAAAGTCTAAAAAAGAAATACAAGAATTAATAAGTCTTTATGAAAAATTTTTAAACAATAATAATGAATTAAGTGATCAAGAATTAAAAGCAATTAATGATTTATGAGTGTTTTTTAATGTTAAAAAACACCTTAGTAGAATGAGTTGTGCATTACTAAGTTCAAAAACAATATTAAATGAAATCAAATAG
- a CDS encoding Y-family DNA polymerase, with translation MKSNRYIFHIDFDSYFVNAIRTIRPELKNKPVAIAKNSIHSIAVSVSYELRAKGVNAGMKVINIKKIEPNTIICDSRFDLYSTLSSEIFRYLEKNYCSEIEIASIDECFLFFYHNQIQNDEQALMLGKKIQSEILKKFKIEVTIGISYTKFFAKMTTNISKPFGIRLTNHNNYQNNFWELDVEKFHGIGSKIATKLRQIGIYKIKDLANCDFNNYSLREIFGTVGFKYREALNIDHFDAYNSSTDIKGIGNETTFNTITQSEEVILQSLNSLVKKVSNRLKMYAKMGKVITLVVRKLNKGWVSKQRQILNYTNDEEIIKKVAYNLFYEYFYETELLGIGLRVTNLIESYNNFFKISLFEETNCRNNSKIDGIISTIKAKAKTNNVYTLKDYEVIQNRVNRFGKKITTGIFKK, from the coding sequence ATGAAATCAAATAGATATATTTTTCACATTGATTTTGATAGTTATTTTGTGAATGCTATTAGAACTATTCGACCTGAATTAAAAAATAAACCTGTTGCAATAGCGAAAAATTCCATCCACTCAATTGCAGTATCAGTGAGCTATGAATTAAGGGCAAAAGGCGTCAATGCAGGAATGAAAGTTATTAATATTAAAAAGATTGAACCAAATACAATAATTTGTGATTCAAGATTTGACTTATATAGCACACTTTCTAGTGAAATATTTAGATATTTAGAAAAAAATTATTGTTCAGAAATAGAAATAGCTTCTATTGATGAATGTTTTTTGTTTTTCTATCATAATCAAATTCAAAATGATGAGCAAGCATTAATGCTTGGTAAAAAAATTCAGAGTGAGATTTTAAAAAAATTTAAAATAGAAGTTACGATCGGAATATCGTATACAAAATTCTTTGCTAAAATGACTACTAATATTTCTAAGCCTTTTGGCATACGTTTAACTAATCATAATAATTATCAAAATAATTTTTGAGAACTTGATGTTGAAAAATTTCATGGAATTGGATCGAAAATTGCTACTAAATTAAGACAAATAGGAATTTATAAAATTAAAGATTTAGCGAATTGTGATTTTAATAATTATAGTCTTAGAGAAATTTTTGGAACCGTAGGTTTTAAGTATCGAGAAGCTTTAAACATAGATCATTTTGATGCTTATAACTCAAGTACAGATATAAAAGGAATTGGTAATGAAACTACTTTTAATACCATTACTCAAAGTGAGGAAGTTATTTTGCAAAGTTTAAATTCATTAGTTAAAAAAGTATCTAATAGACTTAAAATGTATGCAAAAATGGGAAAAGTTATAACATTAGTTGTGAGAAAACTAAATAAAGGATGAGTTTCTAAACAAAGACAAATTTTAAATTACACTAATGATGAAGAAATTATTAAAAAAGTTGCTTATAATCTTTTTTATGAATATTTTTATGAAACTGAATTATTAGGAATCGGATTAAGAGTTACAAATTTAATTGAAAGTTACAATAATTTTTTCAAAATCTCATTGTTTGAAGAAACTAATTGTAGAAATAATTCGAAAATTGATGGAATAATTTCTACAATTAAAGCAAAAGCAAAAACTAATAATGTTTATACTTTAAAAGATTATGAAGTAATTCAAAATCGCGTTAATAGATTTGGCAAAAAAATCACAACAGGAATTTTTAAAAAGTAA
- a CDS encoding nicotinate-nucleotide adenylyltransferase: protein MRIGIYGGSFDPIHKGHIKLAKYAIKALNLDKLLIIPAYVSPFKNKGISIEDKINMIELVLEQKMELCLFEAKRNTVSYTIDTIKYLKNKYPNDELFLIIGSDNLPKLHKWKDVDQIFSLSNLVVLKRTKNISKTNLKKYHGILMDNPIIDYSSTMARNGMFQMLDPKVVDYIQGKGLYLEKIIHASLSALRAKHCVSCASFAADLAKKHNYPAKDAYIAGLIHDIAREWDPKFSRDFIKKYQPDLNNVPDYFLHQHCGALWAEYIYGLKNKEIIQAIKCHTSMRTNMDKLDKILFIADKICQGRKFNGIQKVRELAFNDLDAGFAKVTRCTYDWNTKINKVVFEKEIEEIYQKYMEK, encoded by the coding sequence ATGAGAATAGGAATTTATGGTGGTTCATTTGATCCGATTCATAAAGGTCATATTAAGCTTGCTAAATATGCAATAAAAGCGTTGAATTTAGATAAATTGTTAATTATTCCGGCTTACGTATCTCCTTTTAAAAATAAGGGAATTAGCATTGAAGATAAGATTAATATGATTGAATTAGTTTTAGAACAAAAAATGGAATTGTGTTTATTTGAAGCAAAAAGAAATACTGTTAGTTATACAATTGATACGATAAAATATTTAAAAAATAAATACCCTAATGATGAGTTGTTTTTAATAATTGGTTCTGATAATTTACCGAAATTGCATAAATGAAAAGATGTTGATCAAATTTTTTCATTAAGTAATTTAGTTGTTTTAAAGAGAACTAAGAATATTAGCAAAACTAATTTAAAAAAATATCATGGAATATTAATGGATAACCCGATTATAGATTACTCTTCAACAATGGCGCGGAATGGAATGTTTCAAATGCTAGACCCAAAAGTTGTTGATTATATTCAAGGTAAAGGTTTATATTTAGAAAAAATTATTCATGCATCATTGAGCGCTTTAAGAGCTAAGCATTGCGTTTCATGTGCTAGTTTTGCTGCTGATTTGGCTAAAAAACATAATTATCCTGCTAAGGACGCTTATATTGCAGGTCTAATTCATGATATTGCAAGAGAATGAGATCCGAAATTTTCTAGGGATTTTATTAAAAAATATCAACCAGATTTAAATAATGTCCCAGATTATTTTTTACATCAACATTGTGGAGCATTATGAGCTGAATATATTTATGGTCTAAAGAATAAAGAGATAATTCAAGCAATTAAATGTCATACTAGTATGAGAACAAATATGGATAAGCTTGATAAAATCTTATTTATTGCCGATAAAATTTGTCAAGGAAGAAAATTTAATGGAATTCAAAAAGTAAGAGAATTAGCATTCAATGATCTTGATGCTGGTTTTGCGAAAGTAACTAGATGTACATATGATTGAAATACTAAGATTAATAAAGTGGTTTTTGAAAAAGAAATAGAAGAAATCTACCAAAAATATATGGAGAAGTAA
- a CDS encoding pseudouridine synthase yields MQKQRIQKILSMAGVASRREAELLILQKRVKVNGVVARIGDKASFDDVILFDNKPITEENKVYYVINKPAKTICSLKDNFGRTLVTDLIDVPYKIFPVGRLDYDTTGVLILTNDGELANKLMHPKYKIFRVYRARLNESLSKQELKTLNGTLIINNTQSSQDVVPVGKDSPKTYFVILTVGTYHHVKELFKLVNKTVVNLKRVEFAGITVEKMPLGSYRKLTLKEVKDLKTLVNKQEEILQKKEK; encoded by the coding sequence ATGCAAAAGCAAAGAATTCAAAAAATATTATCAATGGCTGGTGTTGCATCGCGAAGAGAAGCAGAATTATTAATTTTACAAAAAAGAGTTAAAGTTAATGGAGTAGTTGCAAGAATAGGAGATAAAGCTAGTTTTGATGATGTTATTTTATTTGACAATAAACCTATCACAGAAGAAAATAAGGTATATTATGTTATTAACAAACCTGCAAAAACAATATGTTCATTAAAGGATAATTTTGGTAGAACACTTGTTACAGATTTAATTGATGTTCCTTATAAAATTTTTCCAGTCGGTAGATTAGACTATGACACTACTGGAGTATTAATTTTAACTAACGATGGTGAATTAGCCAATAAATTAATGCATCCAAAATATAAAATTTTTAGAGTTTATAGAGCCAGATTAAATGAATCATTATCTAAACAAGAATTAAAAACATTAAATGGAACATTAATAATTAATAATACTCAAAGTTCTCAAGATGTAGTACCGGTAGGCAAAGATAGCCCTAAAACTTATTTTGTTATTTTAACTGTTGGTACATATCACCATGTTAAAGAACTTTTTAAACTGGTTAATAAAACTGTTGTTAATTTAAAAAGAGTCGAATTTGCAGGAATTACAGTAGAAAAAATGCCATTAGGTTCTTATCGTAAGTTGACATTAAAAGAAGTTAAAGATTTAAAAACCTTGGTAAATAAACAAGAAGAAATATTGCAAAAAAAGGAGAAATAA
- a CDS encoding MscL family protein has product MKEKIIKKSFKDAFAFLKKGNMLLLAIGFLAGVVFNAVVSSLANDIIMQAIASTFGVTKLDNWVVHGMLVGKFLGTVLNFIIVTTLLFVILCFYFIIKNIVNIRREKNKPKEEPQELKPTTDELILQQLQEINKNLSKNKSKTAK; this is encoded by the coding sequence ATGAAAGAAAAAATTATTAAAAAATCTTTTAAAGATGCATTTGCATTTCTTAAAAAGGGTAATATGCTATTGTTAGCAATTGGGTTTTTAGCTGGGGTAGTTTTTAATGCTGTTGTTTCATCACTTGCTAATGATATTATTATGCAAGCGATTGCATCAACATTTGGTGTTACAAAACTTGACAATTGAGTTGTACACGGTATGCTTGTTGGAAAGTTTTTAGGAACTGTATTGAACTTTATTATCGTCACAACCTTATTATTTGTTATTTTATGTTTTTATTTTATTATTAAAAATATTGTTAATATTAGAAGAGAGAAAAATAAACCAAAAGAAGAACCACAAGAACTAAAACCAACCACAGACGAATTGATTTTGCAACAACTCCAAGAAATTAATAAAAACTTATCTAAAAATAAATCAAAAACCGCTAAATAA
- a CDS encoding HAD family acid phosphatase, which yields MKKWKKVFGGLGIIASSTVITTVVACSNQKQQDDAKAVLENQRWLSNIWNTVSAEKNAMTLTQYNSAIKQFDTLVDSQSDVFDLTKVKVENEKVKISNTDNGKSIPVVFMDIDETILNNYAYQNWLVLHKQSFSSKTWDEFVKAKISKKLAGAFEFIEHVWKKGGVVFFNSNREQENQLEPTKQNLIAQGLPAKYLEKWVWWMQGVDLSKDKPWMHIKKENDKRVKTEKEERMNLVNSKKLDLSGDNQVGANNVSFKVVMRVGDNFDDFNDIASVNKSNKERNDVLKEIGPLFGNFSKEVKGIKYTKTKGIIKKENESWAEGYVLIGGNSSYGGFEKGLDKNYYKLSKEDQVKALKNAFNEWKWKD from the coding sequence ATGAAAAAATGAAAAAAAGTATTTGGTGGTTTAGGTATTATTGCCTCATCTACTGTTATAACAACAGTAGTTGCATGCAGTAATCAAAAACAACAAGACGATGCAAAAGCCGTATTAGAAAATCAAAGATGATTATCTAATATTTGAAATACTGTTTCAGCTGAAAAAAATGCAATGACTCTAACTCAATATAATTCAGCAATTAAACAATTTGATACTCTTGTAGACAGCCAAAGTGATGTGTTTGACTTAACCAAGGTAAAAGTAGAAAATGAGAAGGTAAAAATAAGCAATACCGATAACGGAAAATCAATTCCAGTTGTATTTATGGATATTGATGAAACAATTTTAAATAATTATGCATATCAAAATTGATTAGTTCTTCATAAACAATCATTCAGTTCAAAAACTTGAGATGAATTTGTAAAAGCTAAAATTTCTAAAAAATTAGCAGGTGCATTCGAATTTATTGAGCATGTTTGAAAAAAAGGTGGTGTAGTATTCTTTAATTCAAATAGAGAACAAGAAAATCAACTTGAACCTACTAAACAAAATCTAATTGCTCAAGGATTACCAGCGAAATATTTAGAAAAATGAGTATGATGAATGCAAGGGGTTGATTTATCAAAAGATAAACCATGAATGCACATTAAAAAAGAAAATGATAAAAGAGTAAAAACTGAAAAAGAAGAAAGAATGAATTTAGTAAATTCTAAAAAATTAGACCTTTCTGGTGATAATCAAGTTGGAGCAAATAACGTTTCATTTAAAGTTGTGATGAGAGTTGGTGATAATTTTGATGACTTTAATGATATTGCATCAGTTAATAAATCAAATAAAGAAAGAAATGATGTTCTTAAAGAAATTGGTCCATTATTCGGTAACTTTAGTAAGGAAGTAAAAGGTATTAAATATACTAAAACAAAAGGAATAATTAAAAAAGAAAATGAATCATGAGCTGAAGGATATGTCTTAATAGGCGGAAATTCATCATATGGCGGATTTGAAAAAGGTTTAGATAAAAATTATTATAAACTTTCAAAAGAAGATCAAGTCAAAGCCTTAAAGAATGCATTTAATGAATGAAAATGAAAAGACTAA
- a CDS encoding APC family permease → MNSKKNKFTEKQFIFYGLNFIVGFGFIATISSVISRGLWGILIFALTAFISMTVMLAFARASQSYGKEVGGTYVYAKKAFSDKRKILFLQGWNQFSQVPLFSATTPLFFIDLLKEIDSGNQTIYQICALAFFVLLNVICSFGIKTSKWFILFTGIIKWLTIGLGLSIVTFYSFSTLSFGANFKNTPNVDISIIVTSVLSFIYAFAGGEGLAGVSSEVETKRFKKIIMLIFWIVLIFYFTFYIVYLGLDSTVFNESTSISFALIFKVSLGSVGVILFIIGTFFNRVGAGISSIIYYARTVVPLAQDDFIPGIFAKKSKKTGEYRNAILFQSAFSIISMIIFTIIPYFLGIKDQFSAILNAGNIVFLMQYLFTICTLLYLSWKRKEFVIPVWEKIVYICSIILISFIVLTSLIPPIIGTSYTAESALLLPSYMGIMLIGYLIWGGWYLIKKKWPNNRFVWKEDEIMINNQNKTMSSPLIYWSEKSKKH, encoded by the coding sequence ATGAATTCAAAAAAGAATAAGTTTACAGAGAAGCAGTTTATATTTTATGGACTAAATTTTATTGTTGGTTTTGGTTTTATTGCCACGATTTCGAGTGTCATTAGTAGGGGATTATGAGGTATTTTAATTTTTGCATTAACTGCTTTTATTTCAATGACTGTTATGCTTGCTTTTGCTAGGGCGAGTCAAAGTTATGGGAAAGAAGTTGGTGGAACATATGTTTATGCAAAAAAAGCTTTTAGTGATAAAAGAAAAATATTATTTCTACAGGGATGAAATCAATTTTCACAAGTGCCATTATTTTCAGCAACAACACCATTATTTTTTATTGATCTATTAAAAGAAATTGACTCAGGAAATCAAACAATATACCAAATTTGTGCATTAGCATTTTTTGTGCTTTTAAATGTTATATGTTCATTTGGTATAAAAACATCTAAATGATTTATCCTATTTACCGGGATAATTAAATGACTTACTATTGGTTTAGGATTATCGATTGTTACTTTCTACTCATTTAGCACTTTATCATTTGGGGCAAATTTTAAAAATACCCCTAATGTTGATATTAGCATTATAGTTACATCCGTATTATCATTTATCTACGCTTTTGCAGGTGGAGAGGGCTTAGCAGGTGTTTCATCAGAAGTAGAAACAAAAAGATTCAAGAAAATTATTATGTTAATTTTTTGGATTGTATTGATTTTTTATTTTACATTTTATATTGTTTATTTAGGTTTAGATAGCACGGTATTTAATGAAAGTACTTCAATAAGTTTTGCGTTGATTTTTAAAGTTTCATTAGGTTCTGTTGGTGTCATATTATTTATTATAGGTACATTTTTTAATAGAGTAGGAGCAGGTATTAGTTCAATCATTTATTATGCTAGAACTGTTGTCCCATTAGCTCAAGATGACTTTATTCCAGGTATTTTTGCAAAAAAATCTAAAAAAACTGGTGAGTATCGAAATGCTATACTCTTTCAAAGCGCATTTTCGATAATCTCGATGATTATTTTTACCATTATTCCTTATTTTTTAGGTATAAAGGATCAATTTAGCGCTATTTTAAATGCAGGAAATATTGTTTTCTTAATGCAATATTTATTCACTATTTGTACCTTGTTATATTTATCTTGAAAAAGAAAAGAATTTGTTATTCCTGTTTGAGAAAAAATAGTTTACATCTGTTCAATAATTTTAATTTCATTTATTGTTTTAACTTCATTAATTCCGCCAATTATTGGAACAAGTTATACAGCAGAAAGTGCATTATTGCTTCCGAGTTATATGGGAATAATGTTGATAGGTTATCTAATTTGAGGTGGGTGATACTTAATTAAGAAGAAATGACCTAATAATAGATTTGTATGAAAAGAAGATGAAATAATGATTAATAATCAAAACAAAACAATGTCAAGTCCATTAATCTATTGATCAGAAAAAAGCAAAAAACATTAA
- the gltX gene encoding glutamate--tRNA ligase produces MKIRTRYAPSPTGYLHIGGARTALFCYLYAKHFNGQFIFRLEDTDVKRNVPGGEESQLNNLAWLGIIPDESPLNPNPIYGKYRQSEKLDRYWKIANELIEKGFAYKAYDNSDELEQQKKESDEKGIPSFRYDKYWLKISDQEIAKRDKLGQYSIRFNMPKNQEFEWNDIVRGLISFNSNDIGDWVIYKSDGYPTYNFAVVVDDYDMQITHILRGEEHIGNTPKQLAIYKALNWPVPQFGHLTIITNMEGKKLSKRDTSLKQFIEDYKNEGYLPEAIFNFLTLLGWTASDASELMSKDEIIAKFDPERLSNSPSKFDISKMNWFSKQYFKKLDNQLIINQLGSLNTSKDFSWINLFVETFKSSVETFAELKSHLATFLNPKLIMHNFESDELVVVHKFKLLLNEIKDDFTVENIQECINQTSHELLVKGKKLFMPIRIATTSMMHGPELAKAIYLFGKENVFKSLDQY; encoded by the coding sequence ATGAAAATAAGAACTCGTTATGCACCTAGTCCAACTGGATATTTACATATCGGGGGAGCTAGAACGGCGCTTTTTTGCTATTTATATGCAAAACATTTTAATGGTCAATTTATTTTTAGACTAGAAGATACAGATGTTAAGAGGAATGTTCCAGGCGGTGAAGAGTCCCAATTAAATAATTTAGCTTGATTAGGAATTATTCCTGATGAATCACCATTAAATCCAAATCCTATATATGGTAAATATCGTCAAAGCGAAAAATTGGATAGGTATTGAAAAATCGCTAATGAATTAATTGAAAAAGGATTCGCTTACAAAGCATATGATAATTCAGATGAGCTTGAGCAACAAAAAAAAGAAAGTGATGAAAAAGGAATACCTAGTTTTAGGTATGATAAATATTGATTAAAAATTTCTGATCAAGAAATCGCTAAAAGAGATAAATTGGGGCAATATTCTATAAGATTTAATATGCCAAAAAACCAAGAGTTTGAATGAAACGATATTGTTCGAGGACTTATAAGTTTTAATTCAAATGATATTGGAGATTGAGTTATTTATAAATCTGATGGTTATCCTACTTATAATTTTGCTGTGGTGGTTGATGATTACGATATGCAAATTACTCATATTCTTAGAGGTGAGGAACATATTGGTAATACACCAAAACAATTGGCTATTTATAAAGCTCTAAATTGGCCTGTACCTCAATTTGGACACCTAACAATTATTACCAATATGGAAGGTAAAAAACTTTCTAAAAGGGATACTTCGTTAAAGCAATTTATAGAAGATTATAAAAATGAAGGATATTTACCAGAAGCAATATTTAACTTTCTTACTTTACTTGGTTGAACTGCGTCAGATGCATCTGAATTAATGTCTAAAGATGAAATAATTGCCAAGTTTGATCCAGAAAGGTTAAGCAACAGTCCATCTAAGTTTGATATTTCAAAAATGAATTGATTTTCAAAACAATACTTTAAAAAATTGGACAATCAATTGATTATTAATCAATTAGGTTCATTAAATACTTCAAAAGATTTTTCATGAATTAATTTATTTGTTGAAACATTTAAGTCAAGTGTTGAGACATTTGCAGAATTAAAAAGCCATTTAGCTACTTTTTTAAATCCAAAGTTAATAATGCATAATTTTGAATCAGATGAATTAGTTGTAGTACATAAGTTTAAATTATTATTAAATGAAATTAAAGATGATTTTACAGTTGAAAATATTCAAGAATGTATTAATCAAACATCTCATGAATTATTAGTTAAAGGTAAAAAACTTTTTATGCCAATTAGAATTGCAACAACATCTATGATGCATGGCCCAGAATTAGCAAAAGCAATATATCTATTTGGAAAAGAAAATGTTTTTAAATCATTGGATCAATATTAA